A genomic segment from Pseudorca crassidens isolate mPseCra1 chromosome 4, mPseCra1.hap1, whole genome shotgun sequence encodes:
- the CASP6 gene encoding caspase-6 isoform X2 has product MSSVSGLRGARGAGEQNMTETDAFPTREVFDPAETYKMNHKRRGIALIFNHERFFWHLTLPDRQGTSADRDNLKRRFSDLGFEVKCFDDLKAEELLLRIHEASTASHVDADCFLCVFLSHGEGNHIYAYDAKIEIQTLTGLFKGDKCQSLVGKPKIFIIQACRGNQHDVPVIPLDAVDHQTSKLDVNLTQVDAASVYALPAGADFLMCYSVAEGYYSHRETVNGSWYIQDLCEMLGKFGSSLEFTELLTLVNRKVSQRRVGICRDPGAIGKKQVPCFASMLTKKLHFFPKSK; this is encoded by the exons ATGAGTTCGGTGTCGGGGCTCCGCGGGGCTCGCGGTGCAG gtgAGCAAAACATGACAGAAACAGATGCCTTCCCTACGAG AGAAGTGTTTGATCCGGCAGAAACGTACAAAATGAACCACAAGAGGAGAGGAATTGCTTTAATCTTCAATCATGAGAGGTTCTTCTGGCACTTAACCCTACCAGACAGGCAGGGCACCAGCGCCGACAGAGACAATCTTAAGCGCAG GTTTTCAGATCTAGGATTTGAAGTGAAATGCTTTGATGATCTTAAAGCAGAAGAACTACTGCTCAGAATTCACGAGG CATCAACTGCTAGCCATGTAGACGCCGAttgctttttgtgtgttttcctgAGTCACGGTGAAGGCAACCACATCTATGCATATGATGCCAAGATTGAAATTCAGACACTGACTGGCTTGTTCAAAGGAGACAAGTGTCAGAGCCTGGTTGGAAAACCCAAGATATTTATCATTCAG GCATGTCGGGGAAACCAGCACGACGTGCCAGTCATCCCTTTGGACGCAGTGGATCATCAGACCAGCAAGCTGGATGTCAACCTAACCCAGGTGGATGCAGCCTCAGTTTACGCACTTCCTGCTGGAGCAGACTTCCTCATGTGTTACTCTGTGGCAGAAG GTTATTATTCTCATCGGGAAACTGTGAATGGCTCATGGTACATTCAAGATTTGTGCGAGATGCTGGGAAAATTCGGGTCCTCCTTAGAGTTCACAGAACTCCTCACGCTGGTGAACAGGAAAGTTTCTCAGCGCCGAGTGGGCATCTGCAGAGACCCAGGTGCAATTGGAAAGAAGCAGGTGCCCTGCTTTGCCTCAATGCTAACTAAAAAGCTGCATTTCTTTCCAAAATCTAAATGA
- the CASP6 gene encoding caspase-6 isoform X8 — protein MSSVSGLRGARGAGEQNMTETDAFPTRFSDLGFEVKCFDDLKAEELLLRIHEASTASHVDADCFLCVFLSHGEGNHIYAYDAKIEIQTLTGLFKGDKCQSLVGKPKIFIIQACRGNQHDVPVIPLDAVDHQTSKLDVNLTQVDAASVYALPAGADFLMCYSVAEGYYSHRETVNGSWYIQDLCEMLGKFGSSLEFTELLTLVNRKVSQRRVGICRDPGAIGKKQVPCFASMLTKKLHFFPKSK, from the exons ATGAGTTCGGTGTCGGGGCTCCGCGGGGCTCGCGGTGCAG gtgAGCAAAACATGACAGAAACAGATGCCTTCCCTACGAG GTTTTCAGATCTAGGATTTGAAGTGAAATGCTTTGATGATCTTAAAGCAGAAGAACTACTGCTCAGAATTCACGAGG CATCAACTGCTAGCCATGTAGACGCCGAttgctttttgtgtgttttcctgAGTCACGGTGAAGGCAACCACATCTATGCATATGATGCCAAGATTGAAATTCAGACACTGACTGGCTTGTTCAAAGGAGACAAGTGTCAGAGCCTGGTTGGAAAACCCAAGATATTTATCATTCAG GCATGTCGGGGAAACCAGCACGACGTGCCAGTCATCCCTTTGGACGCAGTGGATCATCAGACCAGCAAGCTGGATGTCAACCTAACCCAGGTGGATGCAGCCTCAGTTTACGCACTTCCTGCTGGAGCAGACTTCCTCATGTGTTACTCTGTGGCAGAAG GTTATTATTCTCATCGGGAAACTGTGAATGGCTCATGGTACATTCAAGATTTGTGCGAGATGCTGGGAAAATTCGGGTCCTCCTTAGAGTTCACAGAACTCCTCACGCTGGTGAACAGGAAAGTTTCTCAGCGCCGAGTGGGCATCTGCAGAGACCCAGGTGCAATTGGAAAGAAGCAGGTGCCCTGCTTTGCCTCAATGCTAACTAAAAAGCTGCATTTCTTTCCAAAATCTAAATGA
- the CASP6 gene encoding caspase-6 isoform X3 → MDSARSSGRFPFGTSGEQNMTETDAFPTREVFDPAETYKMNHKRRGIALIFNHERFFWHLTLPDRQGTSADRDNLKRRFSDLGFEVKCFDDLKAEELLLRIHEASTASHVDADCFLCVFLSHGEGNHIYAYDAKIEIQTLTGLFKGDKCQSLVGKPKIFIIQACRGNQHDVPVIPLDAVDHQTSKLDVNLTQVDAASVYALPAGADFLMCYSVAEGYYSHRETVNGSWYIQDLCEMLGKFGSSLEFTELLTLVNRKVSQRRVGICRDPGAIGKKQDLSSPTSE, encoded by the exons ATGGACAGTGCGAGGTCCAGTGGCCGTTTCCCTTTTGGAACCAGTG gtgAGCAAAACATGACAGAAACAGATGCCTTCCCTACGAG AGAAGTGTTTGATCCGGCAGAAACGTACAAAATGAACCACAAGAGGAGAGGAATTGCTTTAATCTTCAATCATGAGAGGTTCTTCTGGCACTTAACCCTACCAGACAGGCAGGGCACCAGCGCCGACAGAGACAATCTTAAGCGCAG GTTTTCAGATCTAGGATTTGAAGTGAAATGCTTTGATGATCTTAAAGCAGAAGAACTACTGCTCAGAATTCACGAGG CATCAACTGCTAGCCATGTAGACGCCGAttgctttttgtgtgttttcctgAGTCACGGTGAAGGCAACCACATCTATGCATATGATGCCAAGATTGAAATTCAGACACTGACTGGCTTGTTCAAAGGAGACAAGTGTCAGAGCCTGGTTGGAAAACCCAAGATATTTATCATTCAG GCATGTCGGGGAAACCAGCACGACGTGCCAGTCATCCCTTTGGACGCAGTGGATCATCAGACCAGCAAGCTGGATGTCAACCTAACCCAGGTGGATGCAGCCTCAGTTTACGCACTTCCTGCTGGAGCAGACTTCCTCATGTGTTACTCTGTGGCAGAAG GTTATTATTCTCATCGGGAAACTGTGAATGGCTCATGGTACATTCAAGATTTGTGCGAGATGCTGGGAAAATTCGGGTCCTCCTTAGAGTTCACAGAACTCCTCACGCTGGTGAACAGGAAAGTTTCTCAGCGCCGAGTGGGCATCTGCAGAGACCCAGGTGCAATTGGAAAGAAGCAG gatcttagttccccgaccagcgaatga
- the CASP6 gene encoding caspase-6 isoform X7, producing the protein MDSARSSGRFPFGTSGEQNMTETDAFPTRFSDLGFEVKCFDDLKAEELLLRIHEASTASHVDADCFLCVFLSHGEGNHIYAYDAKIEIQTLTGLFKGDKCQSLVGKPKIFIIQACRGNQHDVPVIPLDAVDHQTSKLDVNLTQVDAASVYALPAGADFLMCYSVAEGYYSHRETVNGSWYIQDLCEMLGKFGSSLEFTELLTLVNRKVSQRRVGICRDPGAIGKKQVPCFASMLTKKLHFFPKSK; encoded by the exons ATGGACAGTGCGAGGTCCAGTGGCCGTTTCCCTTTTGGAACCAGTG gtgAGCAAAACATGACAGAAACAGATGCCTTCCCTACGAG GTTTTCAGATCTAGGATTTGAAGTGAAATGCTTTGATGATCTTAAAGCAGAAGAACTACTGCTCAGAATTCACGAGG CATCAACTGCTAGCCATGTAGACGCCGAttgctttttgtgtgttttcctgAGTCACGGTGAAGGCAACCACATCTATGCATATGATGCCAAGATTGAAATTCAGACACTGACTGGCTTGTTCAAAGGAGACAAGTGTCAGAGCCTGGTTGGAAAACCCAAGATATTTATCATTCAG GCATGTCGGGGAAACCAGCACGACGTGCCAGTCATCCCTTTGGACGCAGTGGATCATCAGACCAGCAAGCTGGATGTCAACCTAACCCAGGTGGATGCAGCCTCAGTTTACGCACTTCCTGCTGGAGCAGACTTCCTCATGTGTTACTCTGTGGCAGAAG GTTATTATTCTCATCGGGAAACTGTGAATGGCTCATGGTACATTCAAGATTTGTGCGAGATGCTGGGAAAATTCGGGTCCTCCTTAGAGTTCACAGAACTCCTCACGCTGGTGAACAGGAAAGTTTCTCAGCGCCGAGTGGGCATCTGCAGAGACCCAGGTGCAATTGGAAAGAAGCAGGTGCCCTGCTTTGCCTCAATGCTAACTAAAAAGCTGCATTTCTTTCCAAAATCTAAATGA
- the CASP6 gene encoding caspase-6 isoform X1 codes for MDSARSSGRFPFGTSGEQNMTETDAFPTREVFDPAETYKMNHKRRGIALIFNHERFFWHLTLPDRQGTSADRDNLKRRFSDLGFEVKCFDDLKAEELLLRIHEASTASHVDADCFLCVFLSHGEGNHIYAYDAKIEIQTLTGLFKGDKCQSLVGKPKIFIIQACRGNQHDVPVIPLDAVDHQTSKLDVNLTQVDAASVYALPAGADFLMCYSVAEGYYSHRETVNGSWYIQDLCEMLGKFGSSLEFTELLTLVNRKVSQRRVGICRDPGAIGKKQVPCFASMLTKKLHFFPKSK; via the exons ATGGACAGTGCGAGGTCCAGTGGCCGTTTCCCTTTTGGAACCAGTG gtgAGCAAAACATGACAGAAACAGATGCCTTCCCTACGAG AGAAGTGTTTGATCCGGCAGAAACGTACAAAATGAACCACAAGAGGAGAGGAATTGCTTTAATCTTCAATCATGAGAGGTTCTTCTGGCACTTAACCCTACCAGACAGGCAGGGCACCAGCGCCGACAGAGACAATCTTAAGCGCAG GTTTTCAGATCTAGGATTTGAAGTGAAATGCTTTGATGATCTTAAAGCAGAAGAACTACTGCTCAGAATTCACGAGG CATCAACTGCTAGCCATGTAGACGCCGAttgctttttgtgtgttttcctgAGTCACGGTGAAGGCAACCACATCTATGCATATGATGCCAAGATTGAAATTCAGACACTGACTGGCTTGTTCAAAGGAGACAAGTGTCAGAGCCTGGTTGGAAAACCCAAGATATTTATCATTCAG GCATGTCGGGGAAACCAGCACGACGTGCCAGTCATCCCTTTGGACGCAGTGGATCATCAGACCAGCAAGCTGGATGTCAACCTAACCCAGGTGGATGCAGCCTCAGTTTACGCACTTCCTGCTGGAGCAGACTTCCTCATGTGTTACTCTGTGGCAGAAG GTTATTATTCTCATCGGGAAACTGTGAATGGCTCATGGTACATTCAAGATTTGTGCGAGATGCTGGGAAAATTCGGGTCCTCCTTAGAGTTCACAGAACTCCTCACGCTGGTGAACAGGAAAGTTTCTCAGCGCCGAGTGGGCATCTGCAGAGACCCAGGTGCAATTGGAAAGAAGCAGGTGCCCTGCTTTGCCTCAATGCTAACTAAAAAGCTGCATTTCTTTCCAAAATCTAAATGA
- the CASP6 gene encoding caspase-6 isoform X4, producing MTETDAFPTREVFDPAETYKMNHKRRGIALIFNHERFFWHLTLPDRQGTSADRDNLKRRFSDLGFEVKCFDDLKAEELLLRIHEASTASHVDADCFLCVFLSHGEGNHIYAYDAKIEIQTLTGLFKGDKCQSLVGKPKIFIIQACRGNQHDVPVIPLDAVDHQTSKLDVNLTQVDAASVYALPAGADFLMCYSVAEGYYSHRETVNGSWYIQDLCEMLGKFGSSLEFTELLTLVNRKVSQRRVGICRDPGAIGKKQVPCFASMLTKKLHFFPKSK from the exons ATGACAGAAACAGATGCCTTCCCTACGAG AGAAGTGTTTGATCCGGCAGAAACGTACAAAATGAACCACAAGAGGAGAGGAATTGCTTTAATCTTCAATCATGAGAGGTTCTTCTGGCACTTAACCCTACCAGACAGGCAGGGCACCAGCGCCGACAGAGACAATCTTAAGCGCAG GTTTTCAGATCTAGGATTTGAAGTGAAATGCTTTGATGATCTTAAAGCAGAAGAACTACTGCTCAGAATTCACGAGG CATCAACTGCTAGCCATGTAGACGCCGAttgctttttgtgtgttttcctgAGTCACGGTGAAGGCAACCACATCTATGCATATGATGCCAAGATTGAAATTCAGACACTGACTGGCTTGTTCAAAGGAGACAAGTGTCAGAGCCTGGTTGGAAAACCCAAGATATTTATCATTCAG GCATGTCGGGGAAACCAGCACGACGTGCCAGTCATCCCTTTGGACGCAGTGGATCATCAGACCAGCAAGCTGGATGTCAACCTAACCCAGGTGGATGCAGCCTCAGTTTACGCACTTCCTGCTGGAGCAGACTTCCTCATGTGTTACTCTGTGGCAGAAG GTTATTATTCTCATCGGGAAACTGTGAATGGCTCATGGTACATTCAAGATTTGTGCGAGATGCTGGGAAAATTCGGGTCCTCCTTAGAGTTCACAGAACTCCTCACGCTGGTGAACAGGAAAGTTTCTCAGCGCCGAGTGGGCATCTGCAGAGACCCAGGTGCAATTGGAAAGAAGCAGGTGCCCTGCTTTGCCTCAATGCTAACTAAAAAGCTGCATTTCTTTCCAAAATCTAAATGA
- the CASP6 gene encoding caspase-6 isoform X5 has product MAEGSATKREVFDPAETYKMNHKRRGIALIFNHERFFWHLTLPDRQGTSADRDNLKRRFSDLGFEVKCFDDLKAEELLLRIHEASTASHVDADCFLCVFLSHGEGNHIYAYDAKIEIQTLTGLFKGDKCQSLVGKPKIFIIQACRGNQHDVPVIPLDAVDHQTSKLDVNLTQVDAASVYALPAGADFLMCYSVAEGYYSHRETVNGSWYIQDLCEMLGKFGSSLEFTELLTLVNRKVSQRRVGICRDPGAIGKKQVPCFASMLTKKLHFFPKSK; this is encoded by the exons atggcagaaggtagtgcaACAAAACG AGAAGTGTTTGATCCGGCAGAAACGTACAAAATGAACCACAAGAGGAGAGGAATTGCTTTAATCTTCAATCATGAGAGGTTCTTCTGGCACTTAACCCTACCAGACAGGCAGGGCACCAGCGCCGACAGAGACAATCTTAAGCGCAG GTTTTCAGATCTAGGATTTGAAGTGAAATGCTTTGATGATCTTAAAGCAGAAGAACTACTGCTCAGAATTCACGAGG CATCAACTGCTAGCCATGTAGACGCCGAttgctttttgtgtgttttcctgAGTCACGGTGAAGGCAACCACATCTATGCATATGATGCCAAGATTGAAATTCAGACACTGACTGGCTTGTTCAAAGGAGACAAGTGTCAGAGCCTGGTTGGAAAACCCAAGATATTTATCATTCAG GCATGTCGGGGAAACCAGCACGACGTGCCAGTCATCCCTTTGGACGCAGTGGATCATCAGACCAGCAAGCTGGATGTCAACCTAACCCAGGTGGATGCAGCCTCAGTTTACGCACTTCCTGCTGGAGCAGACTTCCTCATGTGTTACTCTGTGGCAGAAG GTTATTATTCTCATCGGGAAACTGTGAATGGCTCATGGTACATTCAAGATTTGTGCGAGATGCTGGGAAAATTCGGGTCCTCCTTAGAGTTCACAGAACTCCTCACGCTGGTGAACAGGAAAGTTTCTCAGCGCCGAGTGGGCATCTGCAGAGACCCAGGTGCAATTGGAAAGAAGCAGGTGCCCTGCTTTGCCTCAATGCTAACTAAAAAGCTGCATTTCTTTCCAAAATCTAAATGA
- the CASP6 gene encoding caspase-6 isoform X6 — protein MNHKRRGIALIFNHERFFWHLTLPDRQGTSADRDNLKRRFSDLGFEVKCFDDLKAEELLLRIHEASTASHVDADCFLCVFLSHGEGNHIYAYDAKIEIQTLTGLFKGDKCQSLVGKPKIFIIQACRGNQHDVPVIPLDAVDHQTSKLDVNLTQVDAASVYALPAGADFLMCYSVAEGYYSHRETVNGSWYIQDLCEMLGKFGSSLEFTELLTLVNRKVSQRRVGICRDPGAIGKKQVPCFASMLTKKLHFFPKSK, from the exons ATGAACCACAAGAGGAGAGGAATTGCTTTAATCTTCAATCATGAGAGGTTCTTCTGGCACTTAACCCTACCAGACAGGCAGGGCACCAGCGCCGACAGAGACAATCTTAAGCGCAG GTTTTCAGATCTAGGATTTGAAGTGAAATGCTTTGATGATCTTAAAGCAGAAGAACTACTGCTCAGAATTCACGAGG CATCAACTGCTAGCCATGTAGACGCCGAttgctttttgtgtgttttcctgAGTCACGGTGAAGGCAACCACATCTATGCATATGATGCCAAGATTGAAATTCAGACACTGACTGGCTTGTTCAAAGGAGACAAGTGTCAGAGCCTGGTTGGAAAACCCAAGATATTTATCATTCAG GCATGTCGGGGAAACCAGCACGACGTGCCAGTCATCCCTTTGGACGCAGTGGATCATCAGACCAGCAAGCTGGATGTCAACCTAACCCAGGTGGATGCAGCCTCAGTTTACGCACTTCCTGCTGGAGCAGACTTCCTCATGTGTTACTCTGTGGCAGAAG GTTATTATTCTCATCGGGAAACTGTGAATGGCTCATGGTACATTCAAGATTTGTGCGAGATGCTGGGAAAATTCGGGTCCTCCTTAGAGTTCACAGAACTCCTCACGCTGGTGAACAGGAAAGTTTCTCAGCGCCGAGTGGGCATCTGCAGAGACCCAGGTGCAATTGGAAAGAAGCAGGTGCCCTGCTTTGCCTCAATGCTAACTAAAAAGCTGCATTTCTTTCCAAAATCTAAATGA